A region of Oryzias latipes chromosome 18, ASM223467v1 DNA encodes the following proteins:
- the LOC101164291 gene encoding immunoglobulin kappa light chain-like isoform X2 yields MVTPAQFVVLLTCLLSGNTAQSPLLGSSSSDHQESVFLSAHIGETVTLPCFYDRVYFRYILWYKHILGQKPKLVAYFTKYNPDIPIPHEYQNNPRFTLKTSDQSSNLTISDLNLSDSATYFCISDHLTHMNFSAVLTVNVKGSGLTIQTSVDQSSSENIHAGDSVTLNCTVHTGSCDEEHRVYWFKDSEDSHPGLIYTHGGRNDQCERKNNTQTHSCVYKLHMKNLTESHAGIYYCAVVSCGHILFGNGTKLDLTAPLNSVILNTLVGLLTVMSVLVAFLLFLLSKINKSNNCTSTEERSPAAPLRSTEAENKDAESLHYAAVNVKKSNRSRRQNDNSNNDCLYASVRQQN; encoded by the exons ATGGTGACACCTGCTCAGTTTGTGGTCTTACTGACATGTTTGCTTTCAGGGAACACTG CACAGAGCCCTCTTCTGGGATCATCTTCATCTGATCACCAAGAAAGTGTTTTTCTATCAGCTCACATTGGAGAAACTGTGACTTTACCATGTTTCTATGACAGAGTTTATTTCCGATATATTTTATGGTACAAACATATTCTgggacaaaaaccaaaacttgtAGCATATTTTACCAAATATAATCCAGATATACCAATTCCCCATGAATACCAGAACAATCCACGCTTTACACTAAAAACATCAGACCAAAGTAGTAATTTGACAATTTCAGATCTGAACCTATCAGACTCTGCTACTTACTTCTGTATTTCAGATCATCTAACACACATGAATTTCTCAGCAGTTCTTACCGTCAATGTAAAAGGTTCAGGTTTAACCATCCAGACTTCAGTGGATCAGTCTTCCTCTGAGAACATCCATGCAGGAGACTCTGTGACTCTGAACTGTACAGTACACACTGGgagctgtgatgaagaacacagagTTTACTGGTTCAAAGACTCTGAAGACTCTCATCCAGGACTCATTTACACTCATGGAGGCAGGAATGATCAGTGTGAGAGAAagaacaacacacaaacacacagctgtgtCTACAAGCTGCACATGAAGAACCTGACAGAGTCTCATGCTGGGATCTACTACTGTGCTGTTGTCTCATGTGGACACATACTGTTTGGAAACGGGACCAAGCTGGACCTCACAG CTCCTCTGAACTCTGTGATTCTGAACACTTTGGTTGGATTATTGACGGTCATGAGCGTCCTCgttgcttttctgctttttctgctgTCGAAAATCAACAAGAGCAACAACTGCACCTCCACAG AGGAAAGATCACCTGCTGCCCCCTTAAGAAGCACAGAG GCTGAGAACAAAGACGCAGAAAGCCTCCATTATGCTGCTGTTAATGTTAAGAAGTCCAACAGATCAAGAAGACAGAATGATAACTCCAACAACGACTGTCTGTATGCGAGTGTGAGACAGCAGAACTGA
- the LOC101164291 gene encoding immunoglobulin kappa light chain-like isoform X1, whose amino-acid sequence MVTPAQFVVLLTCLLSGNTAQSPLLGSSSSDHQESVFLSAHIGETVTLPCFYDRVYFRYILWYKHILGQKPKLVAYFTKYNPDIPIPHEYQNNPRFTLKTSDQSSNLTISDLNLSDSATYFCISDHLTHMNFSAVLTVNVKGSGLTIQTSVDQSSSENIHAGDSVTLNCTVHTGSCDEEHRVYWFKDSEDSHPGLIYTHGGRNDQCERKNNTQTHSCVYKLHMKNLTESHAGIYYCAVVSCGHILFGNGTKLDLTDSAAPLNSVILNTLVGLLTVMSVLVAFLLFLLSKINKSNNCTSTEERSPAAPLRSTEAENKDAESLHYAAVNVKKSNRSRRQNDNSNNDCLYASVRQQN is encoded by the exons ATGGTGACACCTGCTCAGTTTGTGGTCTTACTGACATGTTTGCTTTCAGGGAACACTG CACAGAGCCCTCTTCTGGGATCATCTTCATCTGATCACCAAGAAAGTGTTTTTCTATCAGCTCACATTGGAGAAACTGTGACTTTACCATGTTTCTATGACAGAGTTTATTTCCGATATATTTTATGGTACAAACATATTCTgggacaaaaaccaaaacttgtAGCATATTTTACCAAATATAATCCAGATATACCAATTCCCCATGAATACCAGAACAATCCACGCTTTACACTAAAAACATCAGACCAAAGTAGTAATTTGACAATTTCAGATCTGAACCTATCAGACTCTGCTACTTACTTCTGTATTTCAGATCATCTAACACACATGAATTTCTCAGCAGTTCTTACCGTCAATGTAAAAGGTTCAGGTTTAACCATCCAGACTTCAGTGGATCAGTCTTCCTCTGAGAACATCCATGCAGGAGACTCTGTGACTCTGAACTGTACAGTACACACTGGgagctgtgatgaagaacacagagTTTACTGGTTCAAAGACTCTGAAGACTCTCATCCAGGACTCATTTACACTCATGGAGGCAGGAATGATCAGTGTGAGAGAAagaacaacacacaaacacacagctgtgtCTACAAGCTGCACATGAAGAACCTGACAGAGTCTCATGCTGGGATCTACTACTGTGCTGTTGTCTCATGTGGACACATACTGTTTGGAAACGGGACCAAGCTGGACCTCACAG ACTCTGCAGCTCCTCTGAACTCTGTGATTCTGAACACTTTGGTTGGATTATTGACGGTCATGAGCGTCCTCgttgcttttctgctttttctgctgTCGAAAATCAACAAGAGCAACAACTGCACCTCCACAG AGGAAAGATCACCTGCTGCCCCCTTAAGAAGCACAGAG GCTGAGAACAAAGACGCAGAAAGCCTCCATTATGCTGCTGTTAATGTTAAGAAGTCCAACAGATCAAGAAGACAGAATGATAACTCCAACAACGACTGTCTGTATGCGAGTGTGAGACAGCAGAACTGA
- the LOC101164041 gene encoding uncharacterized protein LOC101164041 isoform X1: MVTPAQFVVILTCLLSGNSAQSPPLGSSSSDHQESAFLSAHIGETVTLPCFYDGIYLRYILWYKHILGRNPTFIAYFTKYSPEKEISHEYQNNPRFTLKTSEQSSNLTISDLNLSYSATYFCISHHYTYLFSQAAFTLDVKGSGSTIQTSVSQSSSENIHAGDSVTLNCTVHTGSCDEEHRVYWFKDSEDSHPGLIYTHGGRNDQCERKNNTQTHNCVYKLSIKNLTESHNGIYFCAVVSCGHILFGNGTKLDLTDSAAPLNSVILNTLVGLLTVMSVLVAFLLFLLWKIHKSNNCTSTEERSPAAPLRSTEAENKDAESLHYAAVNVKKSNRSRRQNDNSNNDCLYASVRQQN; this comes from the exons ATGGTGACACCTGCTCAGTTTGTCGTCATTCTGACATGTTTGCTTTCAGGGAACTCTG CACAGAGCCCTCCTCTGGGATCATCTTCATCTGATCACCAAGAAAGTGCTTTTCTATCAGCTCACATTGGAGAAACTGTGACTCTACCATGTTTCTATGACGGAATTTATTTGCGATATATTTTATGGTACAAACATATTCTGGGACGAAACCCAACATTTATTGCATATTTCACCAAATATAGTCCAGAAAAAGAAATTTCCCATGAATACCAGAACAATCCACGCTTTACACtaaaaacatcagaacaaaGTAGTAATTTGACAATTTCAGATCTGAACCTATCCTACTCCGCTACGTACTTCTGCATTTCACATCATTATACGTATTTGTTTTCTCAAGCAGCTTTTACACTTGATGTAAAAGGTTCAGGTTCAACCATCCAGACTTCAGTGAGTCAGTCGTCCTCTGAGAACATCCATGCAGGAGACTCTGTGACTCTGAACTGTACAGTACACACTGGgagctgtgatgaagaacacagagTTTACTGGTTCAAAGACTCTGAAGACTCTCATCCAGGACTCATTTACACTCATGGAGGCAGGAATGATCAGTGTGAGAGAAagaacaacacacaaacacacaactgtgtcTACAAGCTGTCCATAAAGAACCTGACAGAGTCTCATAATGGGATCTACTTCTGTGCTGTTGTCTCATGTGGACACATACTGTTTGGAAACGGAACCAAGCTGGACCTCACAG ACTCTGCAGCTCCTCTGAACTCTGTGATTCTGAACACTTTGGTTGGATTATTGACGGTCATGAGCGTCCTCgttgcttttctgctttttctgctgTGGAAAATCCACAAGAGCAACAACTGCACCTCCACAG AGGAAAGATCACCTGCTGCCCCCTTAAGAAGCACAGAG GCTGAGAACAAAGACGCAGAAAGCCTCCATTATGCTGCTGTTAATGTTAAGAAGTCCAACAGATCAAGAAGACAGAATGATAACTCCAACAACGACTGTCTGTATGCGAGTGTGAGACAGCAGAACTGA
- the LOC101164041 gene encoding uncharacterized protein LOC101164041 isoform X2 produces MVTPAQFVVILTCLLSGNSAQSPPLGSSSSDHQESAFLSAHIGETVTLPCFYDGIYLRYILWYKHILGRNPTFIAYFTKYSPEKEISHEYQNNPRFTLKTSEQSSNLTISDLNLSYSATYFCISHHYTYLFSQAAFTLDVKGSGSTIQTSVSQSSSENIHAGDSVTLNCTVHTGSCDEEHRVYWFKDSEDSHPGLIYTHGGRNDQCERKNNTQTHNCVYKLSIKNLTESHNGIYFCAVVSCGHILFGNGTKLDLTAPLNSVILNTLVGLLTVMSVLVAFLLFLLWKIHKSNNCTSTEERSPAAPLRSTEAENKDAESLHYAAVNVKKSNRSRRQNDNSNNDCLYASVRQQN; encoded by the exons ATGGTGACACCTGCTCAGTTTGTCGTCATTCTGACATGTTTGCTTTCAGGGAACTCTG CACAGAGCCCTCCTCTGGGATCATCTTCATCTGATCACCAAGAAAGTGCTTTTCTATCAGCTCACATTGGAGAAACTGTGACTCTACCATGTTTCTATGACGGAATTTATTTGCGATATATTTTATGGTACAAACATATTCTGGGACGAAACCCAACATTTATTGCATATTTCACCAAATATAGTCCAGAAAAAGAAATTTCCCATGAATACCAGAACAATCCACGCTTTACACtaaaaacatcagaacaaaGTAGTAATTTGACAATTTCAGATCTGAACCTATCCTACTCCGCTACGTACTTCTGCATTTCACATCATTATACGTATTTGTTTTCTCAAGCAGCTTTTACACTTGATGTAAAAGGTTCAGGTTCAACCATCCAGACTTCAGTGAGTCAGTCGTCCTCTGAGAACATCCATGCAGGAGACTCTGTGACTCTGAACTGTACAGTACACACTGGgagctgtgatgaagaacacagagTTTACTGGTTCAAAGACTCTGAAGACTCTCATCCAGGACTCATTTACACTCATGGAGGCAGGAATGATCAGTGTGAGAGAAagaacaacacacaaacacacaactgtgtcTACAAGCTGTCCATAAAGAACCTGACAGAGTCTCATAATGGGATCTACTTCTGTGCTGTTGTCTCATGTGGACACATACTGTTTGGAAACGGAACCAAGCTGGACCTCACAG CTCCTCTGAACTCTGTGATTCTGAACACTTTGGTTGGATTATTGACGGTCATGAGCGTCCTCgttgcttttctgctttttctgctgTGGAAAATCCACAAGAGCAACAACTGCACCTCCACAG AGGAAAGATCACCTGCTGCCCCCTTAAGAAGCACAGAG GCTGAGAACAAAGACGCAGAAAGCCTCCATTATGCTGCTGTTAATGTTAAGAAGTCCAACAGATCAAGAAGACAGAATGATAACTCCAACAACGACTGTCTGTATGCGAGTGTGAGACAGCAGAACTGA